The Kordia sp. SMS9 genome window below encodes:
- a CDS encoding ribose-5-phosphate isomerase, whose translation MPKIEYRIYVVELSKKVFTENTKFRLANPQFNGVLECLYVGMTSKTPKERFLQHKTGFRNKKGHKLSSNIVEKYGLYLRPSLYNHIDPLPTRHQALQAEKWLAMELRRKRYAVWFN comes from the coding sequence ATGCCCAAAATAGAATACCGCATTTACGTCGTTGAACTTTCCAAAAAAGTATTTACCGAAAATACAAAGTTTCGCTTGGCGAATCCGCAGTTTAATGGTGTATTGGAATGTTTGTATGTAGGCATGACGAGTAAAACACCCAAAGAACGCTTCTTGCAACACAAAACCGGTTTTCGCAACAAAAAAGGACACAAATTGTCTTCTAATATTGTTGAAAAATACGGTTTGTATTTACGTCCAAGTTTATACAATCATATAGATCCGTTGCCAACACGACACCAAGCTTTACAGGCGGAAAAATGGCTTGCCATGGAATTACGAAGAAAACGATATGCGGTATGGTTTAATTAG
- a CDS encoding DUF1842 domain-containing protein, producing MSTLIIRGTMGSTVNLNSPIVNFNLTADPETHKVHGSVEITLGNPGDKPYKGNVTGTLYATGFKQFVKVISLNGYIPSNNPITPIEFGFNANMGLEADGEGVAGFNFKGQHFEELPVTYKIMEL from the coding sequence ATGTCAACATTAATTATTAGAGGTACTATGGGAAGTACTGTAAACTTAAATTCCCCAATTGTAAATTTTAATTTAACTGCTGATCCAGAAACGCATAAAGTTCATGGAAGTGTGGAAATTACTTTAGGAAATCCAGGCGATAAGCCATACAAAGGAAACGTTACAGGAACATTATATGCTACTGGTTTTAAGCAGTTTGTTAAAGTAATTTCTTTAAACGGATATATTCCATCAAACAATCCAATTACACCTATTGAGTTTGGTTTTAATGCAAATATGGGCTTAGAAGCAGACGGTGAAGGAGTTGCAGGTTTTAACTTTAAAGGACAACATTTTGAAGAACTTCCTGTTACATACAAAATTATGGAGTTATAA
- a CDS encoding cupin domain-containing protein gives MNKSPLLFFLLCILFTACTTNSNAKIEVTALTKTTKSWNDTPLPTYPDGTPEVTILKIVIPPKTKLNWHKHPVINAGVLLKGALTVISKANDTLHLKAGEPIVEIVNAWHYGENKGTEPAEIIVFYAGVEKKPITILETTH, from the coding sequence ATGAACAAATCACCACTATTATTTTTTCTTTTATGTATCCTATTCACGGCGTGTACCACGAATTCAAACGCTAAAATAGAAGTTACGGCACTCACTAAAACAACCAAAAGTTGGAATGATACACCATTGCCAACATATCCAGACGGAACTCCCGAAGTCACAATTTTGAAAATTGTGATTCCACCCAAAACCAAATTGAATTGGCACAAGCATCCAGTAATTAATGCAGGTGTTTTACTAAAAGGAGCATTAACTGTGATTAGTAAAGCCAATGATACTTTGCATTTAAAAGCTGGCGAGCCTATTGTAGAAATTGTAAACGCATGGCATTATGGAGAGAATAAAGGTACTGAACCTGCAGAAATCATTGTTTTTTATGCGGGCGTTGAGAAAAAACCTATTACAATACTTGAAACCACACATTAA
- a CDS encoding PD40 domain-containing protein, with product MRLFSKTLFVCLLISFVGYSQTTANNLKYLKQKTPSSTPEIFAPDLISKKSEYEFGSVFNKAGTEFYYGVDTGNTSEIRFTKLVGKTWSKPKTILSDTRFGYNDPFLSPDEKRLYFISQRSLDGKGSKNDHDIWYVEKQGNSWSAPINAGSNINTKNDEYYISFTESGTMYFSSNKKNAAKKQQSFDIYYSEFKDGKFQEAVVLSEAINTKYYEADVFIDPKETYIIFCANRPEGLGRGDLYISFKNTDGTWTKSINMGNTINTKGHELCPYVSSDGKYFFYTSNQDIYWVSTKFFDTLRK from the coding sequence ATGCGATTATTTTCTAAAACTCTCTTCGTCTGTCTATTGATTTCTTTTGTTGGATATTCACAAACAACAGCGAACAATCTCAAATATCTGAAACAAAAAACACCATCGTCAACTCCAGAAATATTTGCACCCGATTTAATTTCTAAAAAATCAGAATACGAATTTGGTTCCGTGTTTAACAAAGCTGGAACTGAGTTTTACTATGGCGTTGACACTGGCAATACGTCTGAAATACGTTTTACAAAACTTGTAGGCAAAACGTGGAGCAAACCTAAAACGATTCTATCAGACACCCGATTTGGCTATAACGATCCGTTTTTATCACCAGATGAAAAGCGTTTGTATTTTATATCGCAACGATCGCTTGATGGGAAAGGTTCAAAGAACGATCATGACATTTGGTACGTAGAGAAACAAGGAAATTCATGGTCAGCACCGATCAACGCTGGATCGAATATTAATACAAAAAATGATGAATATTACATTTCCTTCACGGAAAGTGGAACGATGTATTTTTCATCTAACAAAAAAAATGCAGCAAAAAAACAGCAAAGTTTTGATATATATTATTCAGAATTTAAAGATGGAAAGTTTCAAGAAGCAGTCGTTTTGAGTGAAGCAATCAATACAAAATATTACGAAGCAGATGTTTTTATTGATCCAAAAGAAACATATATCATTTTTTGTGCAAATCGCCCAGAAGGATTGGGGCGAGGCGATTTATATATCAGTTTTAAAAATACGGATGGCACCTGGACGAAATCGATCAACATGGGCAACACGATCAATACCAAAGGTCATGAACTGTGTCCTTATGTGTCTAGCGATGGCAAGTATTTCTTTTACACCAGCAATCAAGATATATATTGGGTAAGTACAAAATTTTTTGATACATTGAGAAAATGA
- a CDS encoding VOC family protein, which yields MKLGAFSVSLSVKDIHLSKAFYENLGFTVFHGDINQNWLIMKNDQTVIGMFQGMFEGNLLTFNPGWNQDAQPLESFTDIRDIQKELKGKNFEFSREADESTEGPTSLVITDPDGNVILIDQHV from the coding sequence ATGAAATTAGGTGCATTTTCGGTGAGTCTTTCCGTAAAAGACATTCACCTTTCCAAAGCTTTTTATGAAAATTTAGGTTTTACCGTTTTTCACGGAGATATCAATCAGAATTGGTTGATTATGAAAAATGATCAAACTGTCATTGGCATGTTTCAAGGAATGTTTGAAGGGAATTTATTAACGTTTAATCCTGGTTGGAATCAAGACGCACAACCTTTGGAATCGTTTACGGATATTAGAGACATTCAAAAAGAATTGAAAGGTAAAAACTTCGAATTCTCGCGTGAAGCAGATGAATCTACAGAAGGTCCCACAAGTTTAGTGATTACCGATCCAGATGGGAATGTCATTTTGATTGATCAGCATGTCTAA
- a CDS encoding DUF4174 domain-containing protein, with protein MMKTKKWTFQTVLILFSFICCKDAVAQDLKNHRWENRVLIIKTFDGTDAQFLAQLAEIKGENKEMMERKFTVYTILGNVFTRIDYKKSKNVFSTDKVSGQLARILDKDELFEVILIGLDGGIKLQQTKVLTKKELFEKVDSMPMRRSELKKN; from the coding sequence ATGATGAAAACAAAAAAATGGACGTTTCAAACGGTACTGATTCTTTTCAGTTTTATATGCTGTAAAGATGCAGTTGCGCAAGATTTAAAGAATCATCGATGGGAAAATAGAGTCCTGATCATAAAAACGTTTGATGGCACTGATGCACAATTCTTGGCACAATTAGCCGAAATAAAAGGTGAAAACAAGGAAATGATGGAGCGAAAGTTTACAGTCTACACAATTCTAGGAAACGTATTTACACGAATAGATTATAAAAAATCAAAAAATGTATTCTCAACAGATAAAGTCTCAGGACAACTCGCAAGGATTTTGGACAAAGATGAACTATTTGAGGTCATTCTTATTGGTTTAGATGGCGGAATCAAGCTGCAACAAACCAAGGTGTTGACTAAAAAAGAACTCTTCGAAAAAGTAGATTCCATGCCCATGCGAAGAAGTGAACTAAAGAAAAATTAG
- a CDS encoding DUF3037 domain-containing protein → MQNKVTFEYAIIRFMPKVEREEFFNIGVIVFSKRKKFLALKYHVDVKKLAAFSCEITLEELTQYLKAWEAICKGAPHGGKMGTFERSDRFRWLAASKSTMILCSPTHAGLTDNPQQELDAIFEEYVC, encoded by the coding sequence ATGCAAAATAAAGTGACTTTCGAATATGCCATTATACGATTCATGCCCAAAGTAGAGCGTGAAGAATTCTTTAATATTGGGGTAATTGTATTTTCGAAACGGAAAAAATTTCTCGCGCTCAAATATCATGTAGACGTAAAAAAATTGGCTGCATTTTCATGCGAAATTACTTTGGAAGAACTCACACAATATCTAAAAGCTTGGGAAGCCATCTGCAAAGGTGCGCCGCATGGTGGAAAAATGGGAACTTTTGAACGCTCTGACCGTTTCCGTTGGTTGGCCGCTTCCAAAAGTACAATGATTCTTTGTTCGCCAACACATGCAGGTTTAACGGATAATCCACAGCAGGAATTGGATGCTATTTTTGAGGAGTATGTTTGTTAG
- the recG gene encoding ATP-dependent DNA helicase RecG has translation MNSNVLQTPIDYLKGVGPNRADLLRKELGIHTYQDFINLFPNRYIDKTRYFKINELQRNSSEVQVVGKIVHLKMVQQKRGKRLVATFTDGTGEMELVWFRGHKWIKDSIKLNTPYVIFGKTNWFNGMFSMPHPEMELLKEHEQSLRTAMQPVYPSTEKLNNKGITNRVINKLMQQLFIESRTQFYETLPPTILEELKLISKSEALFNIHFPKNQELLAKAQYRLKFEELFYIQIQLITKNLIHKSKIKGFPFDQVGEKFNEFYANHLPFELTNAQKRVMKEIRNDLGSNAQMNRLLQGDVGSGKTIVALMSMLLAIDNDFQACIMAPTEILAIQHYNGIMELVKPLGLNVKLLTGSVKTKDRRVIHEMLEDGSLHILIGTHAILEDKVQFQNLGLAIIDEQHRFGVAQRAKLWHKNTFPPHILVMTATPIPRTLAMSLYGDLDVSVIDELPPGRKTIKTVHRYDSNRLKVFKFIRDEIAKGRQIYIVYPLIQESEQLDYKDLMDGYESIAREFPMPNYQISIVHGKMKPADKDFEMNRFIKGETQIMVATTVIEVGVNVPNASVMIIESAERFGLSQLHQLRGRVGRGAEQSFCILMTSHKLSADGKTRLETMVRTSDGFEIAEVDLKLRGPGNIMGTQQSGVLNLKIADIVKDNDILKTARYFALQVLKADPNLALPEHKAVRYTYAQLVKHKNIWNYIS, from the coding sequence ATGAATTCAAACGTATTACAAACTCCTATTGATTACCTAAAAGGTGTCGGTCCCAACCGTGCCGATCTGTTGCGGAAGGAGTTGGGAATTCATACGTATCAAGACTTCATCAACCTTTTTCCGAATCGGTATATTGACAAAACACGCTATTTTAAGATCAATGAGTTGCAACGGAATTCTTCGGAAGTGCAAGTCGTTGGAAAGATTGTGCATCTTAAAATGGTACAGCAAAAACGCGGAAAACGCTTGGTGGCTACGTTTACCGACGGAACTGGCGAAATGGAACTCGTTTGGTTTCGCGGTCACAAATGGATTAAAGACAGCATCAAACTGAATACGCCGTATGTAATTTTCGGCAAAACGAATTGGTTCAACGGAATGTTTTCCATGCCACATCCTGAAATGGAATTGCTAAAAGAACACGAGCAAAGTCTGCGAACCGCCATGCAGCCTGTGTATCCTTCTACAGAAAAATTAAACAACAAAGGCATTACCAACAGAGTTATCAATAAGTTGATGCAACAATTATTTATAGAATCGCGTACGCAATTTTATGAAACCTTGCCTCCTACGATTTTGGAGGAACTCAAATTGATTTCCAAAAGTGAAGCATTGTTTAATATTCACTTTCCGAAAAATCAAGAATTGCTGGCAAAAGCACAATATCGACTGAAGTTTGAAGAGCTTTTTTACATTCAGATTCAACTCATTACCAAAAACCTCATCCATAAAAGTAAAATAAAAGGCTTTCCATTTGATCAAGTTGGAGAAAAGTTTAATGAATTTTATGCCAATCATTTACCGTTCGAATTGACCAACGCACAAAAACGTGTGATGAAGGAAATTCGAAACGATTTAGGCAGCAATGCACAAATGAATCGACTCTTACAAGGTGATGTTGGTTCCGGAAAAACAATTGTCGCACTGATGTCTATGTTATTGGCGATTGACAACGATTTTCAAGCCTGTATTATGGCGCCGACGGAGATTTTAGCCATTCAGCATTACAACGGAATCATGGAATTGGTAAAACCGCTAGGATTGAACGTAAAACTGCTGACAGGTTCCGTAAAAACGAAAGACAGACGCGTAATTCATGAAATGTTGGAAGATGGTTCACTACATATTTTGATTGGGACACACGCCATTTTGGAAGATAAAGTTCAGTTTCAAAATCTCGGTTTGGCAATTATTGACGAGCAACATCGCTTTGGAGTGGCGCAACGTGCTAAATTATGGCATAAAAACACCTTTCCGCCGCATATTTTGGTGATGACTGCAACGCCAATTCCGCGAACGTTAGCTATGAGTTTGTATGGCGATTTGGATGTATCTGTTATTGATGAATTGCCTCCTGGCAGAAAAACCATTAAAACCGTTCATAGGTACGATAGCAACCGTTTGAAAGTCTTTAAATTCATTCGTGATGAAATTGCCAAAGGACGACAAATTTATATTGTATATCCGCTGATTCAAGAATCAGAACAGCTTGATTATAAAGACTTAATGGACGGTTACGAAAGCATAGCGCGCGAATTTCCGATGCCTAATTACCAAATTTCCATTGTACACGGAAAGATGAAACCTGCGGATAAAGATTTTGAAATGAATCGTTTTATCAAAGGAGAAACACAAATTATGGTGGCAACGACGGTGATTGAAGTTGGCGTAAACGTTCCGAATGCTTCTGTGATGATTATTGAAAGTGCCGAACGTTTTGGCTTGTCACAATTGCATCAGTTGCGCGGTCGCGTTGGTCGTGGCGCGGAACAAAGCTTTTGTATTCTCATGACGAGTCACAAATTAAGTGCCGATGGAAAAACACGTTTGGAAACGATGGTTCGTACCAGTGACGGATTCGAAATTGCAGAAGTCGATCTCAAATTACGCGGTCCAGGAAACATCATGGGAACGCAACAAAGCGGCGTTTTAAATCTGAAAATTGCGGATATTGTAAAAGACAATGATATTTTAAAAACGGCACGTTATTTTGCGTTGCAAGTCTTAAAAGCGGATCCGAATTTAGCCTTACCAGAACACAAAGCCGTTCGCTATACTTATGCGCAATTAGTGAAACATAAGAATATTTGGAATTATATATCGTAG
- a CDS encoding DUF481 domain-containing protein codes for MKKLWYCLLFFPVFLSAQINVSDSLKLKADLSITGFWQGGNVDTFIFRAKSEVAFVPFRKWVFKTKNSYVYQEFGKEKADADILSLNFLYLNPKKRFYPLALAFVSTNFRREIEYRYLVGGGVTYQVLTHKKRWLKVSLTSEYERTYFSTTDFNFDDFDGSSTINTLRGTVWINGKYHLFKDKVILSHESYFQPSIRYGNNFRWQADLGVEFPIWKFLNFKINYLRTFESVVVTNQQQEDQFLTFGITLKSY; via the coding sequence ATGAAAAAGTTATGGTATTGTTTATTATTTTTCCCTGTATTCCTATCAGCACAAATCAACGTAAGTGATTCATTAAAGCTGAAAGCTGACTTATCCATCACAGGTTTTTGGCAAGGTGGAAATGTAGATACGTTTATTTTTAGAGCAAAGTCGGAAGTGGCGTTTGTGCCATTTCGAAAGTGGGTTTTTAAAACGAAAAATTCGTATGTATATCAAGAGTTTGGCAAGGAAAAAGCAGACGCTGATATTTTAAGTTTAAATTTTTTATACCTAAATCCTAAAAAACGATTCTATCCGTTGGCGCTTGCCTTTGTAAGCACAAATTTCCGTAGAGAAATCGAGTATCGTTATCTTGTAGGTGGCGGCGTTACGTATCAAGTATTAACGCATAAAAAACGCTGGCTCAAAGTATCACTTACAAGCGAATATGAACGTACGTATTTTTCCACGACCGATTTTAATTTTGATGATTTTGATGGCAGTAGTACAATTAACACCTTGCGCGGAACGGTTTGGATTAATGGAAAATATCATTTGTTTAAAGATAAAGTCATTTTGAGTCATGAAAGTTATTTTCAACCTTCAATTCGGTATGGAAATAATTTCCGCTGGCAAGCAGATTTGGGTGTAGAATTCCCAATTTGGAAATTTTTAAACTTTAAAATCAACTATTTACGTACGTTTGAAAGTGTCGTAGTTACCAATCAACAACAGGAAGATCAGTTTTTGACTTTTGGAATTACGCTGAAGAGTTATTGA
- a CDS encoding M20/M25/M40 family metallo-hydrolase, whose translation MKKQYQILHCLLLCFCANTLLAQIQWDEKIQQELPAILKKHRELVSIPNVASDEPNMMKNVAWVTDAFEKLDFTVSILKTSTLPVFFAEKQVNPTAKTILFYLHLDGQAVNPQKWNQNDPFQPVLKKHTENGDWETIDWSNIEGNIDPNWRVFGRAAADDKAPIIMMLTALDFLRKQQQNLQYNIKIVLDLQEETRSKGFLSTLKKYKETYAADYLIIMDGPAHPTNKPTLTFGCRGIATMNISIYGAKLPQHSGHYGNYAPNPVFSMSHLLASMKDASGKVSIEGFYDGIDLNAETQQLLAQVPDDNAEIQENLGIAKADNVGKTYQEALQYPSLNVRHIETSWKGPGLKTIIPEIITAYLDVRLVKETDGIVQLEKIKKHIEKQGYLVLFREPTAAERLKHPKIASIKTNPGVNAFRTDINSFIGTKLRETIANEFGAPPIMIRTMGGTVPITPAIQVLDIPAIIVPMVNMDNNQHNPNENIRIGNITQGIKMCLAILTMKL comes from the coding sequence ATGAAGAAACAATACCAAATTTTACACTGTCTCCTACTCTGTTTCTGTGCAAACACGCTGCTTGCGCAAATACAATGGGATGAAAAAATTCAACAAGAATTACCTGCAATTCTCAAGAAACATCGCGAATTGGTGAGTATTCCTAATGTCGCTTCTGACGAACCCAATATGATGAAAAATGTTGCTTGGGTAACCGACGCTTTTGAAAAGTTGGACTTTACGGTTTCTATCTTAAAAACGTCCACATTGCCTGTATTTTTCGCGGAAAAACAGGTAAATCCAACGGCAAAAACGATTTTATTCTATTTGCATTTGGATGGCCAAGCGGTCAATCCACAAAAGTGGAATCAAAACGATCCGTTTCAACCTGTATTAAAAAAACACACTGAAAACGGCGATTGGGAAACTATTGATTGGTCAAACATTGAAGGCAATATTGATCCTAATTGGCGAGTATTTGGTCGCGCTGCCGCAGATGATAAAGCACCGATTATCATGATGTTGACTGCGTTAGACTTCTTGCGAAAGCAGCAACAAAACCTACAATACAATATAAAAATTGTGCTCGATTTGCAAGAAGAAACACGTTCCAAAGGATTTTTAAGTACACTAAAAAAATACAAAGAAACCTACGCCGCCGATTATTTAATTATTATGGACGGACCAGCGCATCCAACCAACAAACCAACGTTGACTTTTGGCTGTCGCGGAATAGCTACTATGAACATTAGCATTTACGGCGCAAAATTGCCGCAACACAGCGGACATTATGGAAATTACGCGCCCAATCCTGTGTTTTCAATGTCGCACTTATTGGCAAGTATGAAAGATGCTTCTGGAAAAGTTAGTATTGAAGGTTTTTATGACGGAATTGACTTGAATGCGGAAACACAGCAATTGTTAGCACAAGTTCCTGATGACAATGCAGAAATTCAGGAAAATTTAGGCATTGCAAAAGCAGATAATGTTGGGAAAACCTATCAAGAAGCCTTGCAATATCCGTCGTTGAATGTACGTCATATTGAAACTTCTTGGAAAGGTCCAGGCTTGAAAACAATCATTCCTGAGATCATTACGGCGTATTTAGATGTGCGTTTGGTAAAAGAAACCGACGGAATAGTACAACTAGAAAAAATTAAAAAACACATTGAAAAACAAGGCTATTTAGTATTATTTCGTGAACCGACAGCTGCTGAACGTTTGAAACATCCTAAAATCGCATCTATAAAAACAAATCCTGGTGTCAACGCTTTCAGAACCGATATCAATTCGTTCATTGGTACGAAGTTGCGTGAAACCATTGCAAACGAATTTGGCGCTCCTCCAATCATGATTCGTACCATGGGCGGCACCGTTCCGATTACACCTGCCATACAAGTGTTAGACATTCCTGCGATTATTGTTCCGATGGTAAATATGGACAACAACCAGCACAATCCGAACGAAAATATTCGCATTGGCAATATTACACAAGGAATTAAAATGTGTTTGGCAATTTTGACGATGAAATTGTAA
- a CDS encoding DUF2911 domain-containing protein, which yields MKFTTTPIVSISIFICLLFTTTAFSQITTPRGSQKATVSQTVGTSEITIEYSRPKVREREIWGKLVPYGMNNLGFGTATASPWRAGANENTVITLSHDATIGGKPIKAGTYGLHMIVNENNKATVILSSNSTSWGSYFYKPEEDVLRVDVTSTEIPHEELLTFDFIQVTADSATLALQWGKKEIPFTISFDVTNIVLTDIRNKMRDQPGFNRQTWEQAASFALSNGGDLEEALTWINNAIAGQFYSKQTFNNTQIKAAILMKQNKKAEALAAMDEVMPVATVLEIHRYGRQLIGQGMTDKALEIFEYNAKKHKGTWPVHYGLGRGYAAKGDFKKAIKHLEKALQNAPNPQSKANVQANIDKLKKGEDIN from the coding sequence ATGAAATTTACAACCACACCTATTGTAAGCATTTCTATTTTTATATGCTTACTCTTCACTACAACTGCATTTTCACAAATTACAACGCCTCGTGGAAGTCAAAAAGCAACCGTTTCTCAAACCGTTGGAACCTCCGAAATTACGATCGAATATTCCAGACCGAAAGTTAGAGAACGTGAAATTTGGGGAAAATTAGTTCCGTATGGAATGAACAATCTCGGATTTGGAACGGCAACAGCATCGCCTTGGCGTGCTGGTGCGAATGAAAATACGGTTATTACGCTTTCGCATGATGCAACTATCGGCGGAAAACCAATAAAAGCAGGAACGTACGGATTGCACATGATTGTGAACGAAAATAACAAAGCAACTGTTATTTTATCGAGTAATAGTACTTCTTGGGGAAGCTACTTTTACAAACCTGAAGAAGACGTATTACGCGTTGATGTGACTTCTACGGAAATTCCACACGAGGAATTGCTAACGTTCGATTTTATTCAAGTAACAGCAGATTCGGCTACATTAGCGCTTCAATGGGGAAAGAAAGAAATTCCGTTTACGATTAGTTTTGATGTAACCAATATTGTCTTAACAGATATTCGCAACAAAATGCGAGATCAACCTGGATTCAATCGTCAAACCTGGGAACAAGCCGCTTCGTTTGCGTTGAGCAATGGTGGCGATTTGGAGGAAGCTTTGACTTGGATCAACAATGCCATTGCAGGGCAATTTTACAGTAAACAGACATTTAACAACACACAAATCAAAGCAGCCATTTTGATGAAGCAGAACAAAAAAGCGGAAGCGTTGGCTGCGATGGACGAAGTAATGCCAGTTGCTACTGTATTGGAAATTCACCGTTATGGTCGTCAACTTATTGGACAAGGAATGACTGACAAAGCGTTGGAAATTTTTGAATACAATGCTAAAAAACATAAAGGAACTTGGCCAGTACATTACGGATTGGGAAGAGGTTATGCTGCCAAAGGTGATTTTAAAAAGGCAATAAAACACTTAGAAAAAGCGTTGCAAAATGCACCAAATCCTCAAAGTAAGGCAAATGTTCAGGCGAATATTGACAAACTAAAAAAAGGAGAAGATATCAATTAA
- a CDS encoding GlsB/YeaQ/YmgE family stress response membrane protein, whose product MSLLYSLLVGGVAGWLAGNLMKGGGYGIVLNIVLGLIGGIVAGWLFKEFNINWFSGMHSILADILKGAVGASVVLFVAGLFKK is encoded by the coding sequence ATGAGCTTATTATATTCTTTACTAGTTGGCGGCGTTGCAGGTTGGCTTGCTGGAAATTTGATGAAAGGCGGCGGATATGGAATCGTGCTTAATATCGTGTTAGGTCTTATCGGCGGAATTGTAGCCGGATGGCTGTTTAAAGAATTTAATATCAATTGGTTTTCTGGCATGCACAGCATTCTTGCAGATATTTTAAAAGGCGCGGTTGGTGCGTCTGTCGTATTATTTGTAGCAGGTTTATTCAAAAAATAA
- a CDS encoding HipA family kinase, producing the protein MNTLDIRTVNVVQYIKPLREGGSLPAIVKADDDFLYVLKFRGAGQGTKALIAELIGGELARAVGLKIPELVFMQLDDSFSKTEPDEEIQDLLKFSVGLNLGLHFLSSAITFDPLVTTVDAITASKVVLLDSIISNIDRTVKNTNLLHWNKELWVIDNGASFYFHHNWATWENHLTRTFPLIKDHVLLSQATKLNEIAANFKTILTDEKLTEIINTIPEDWLLHEADDFSPNDMRTAYKTYLKAKLSMIDSLIKEAEHAK; encoded by the coding sequence ATGAATACACTCGATATTAGAACGGTAAACGTAGTTCAATACATAAAACCTTTGCGCGAAGGCGGATCACTTCCTGCCATTGTCAAAGCTGACGACGATTTTTTGTATGTGCTCAAATTTAGAGGCGCGGGACAAGGAACGAAAGCGTTGATTGCCGAATTGATCGGTGGCGAATTGGCGCGTGCTGTCGGTTTAAAAATTCCCGAATTGGTCTTTATGCAGTTAGACGATTCGTTCAGTAAAACAGAACCTGACGAAGAAATTCAAGATTTACTAAAATTTAGTGTCGGACTGAATTTAGGACTCCATTTCTTATCAAGTGCCATTACGTTTGATCCTTTGGTCACTACGGTAGATGCAATCACAGCTTCCAAAGTGGTGTTGCTAGACAGCATTATTAGTAATATTGACAGAACGGTGAAAAACACAAATTTGCTCCATTGGAACAAGGAATTGTGGGTCATTGATAACGGCGCAAGCTTTTATTTTCATCACAATTGGGCAACTTGGGAAAACCACTTAACACGCACATTTCCGTTGATTAAAGATCACGTATTATTGTCTCAAGCTACAAAATTGAACGAAATTGCGGCAAATTTTAAAACTATTTTGACGGATGAAAAATTGACAGAAATCATCAATACCATTCCAGAAGATTGGCTGCTTCATGAAGCTGACGACTTTTCGCCCAACGACATGCGAACAGCGTATAAAACGTATCTCAAAGCCAAATTGTCCATGATAGATTCACTCATAAAAGAAGCAGAACATGCAAAATAA